Proteins co-encoded in one Flavobacterium sp. M31R6 genomic window:
- a CDS encoding secretion protein, with amino-acid sequence MKTILKLSLVVLVAMTTMSSYAIDGDFLLNVKKGTGKEISFSVNEIPKANVTIYDKDHTVIYSEVATGKGGILRTYSLEEFPDGVYFLEVETNLKKVTHEIVISKEVSTLSRKSVAEVYKGELKMKNQNVATTN; translated from the coding sequence ATGAAAACGATTTTAAAATTAAGTCTGGTAGTTTTAGTGGCAATGACTACAATGAGCAGTTATGCAATCGATGGTGATTTTTTACTAAATGTAAAAAAAGGAACTGGTAAAGAAATTAGTTTTTCTGTAAATGAGATTCCAAAAGCGAATGTGACTATCTACGATAAAGACCATACTGTAATCTATTCTGAGGTTGCAACTGGAAAAGGTGGCATTTTAAGAACATACAGCCTTGAAGAATTTCCTGATGGTGTTTACTTTTTGGAAGTTGAAACCAATTTGAAAAAAGTAACACATGAGATTGTTATTTCAAAAGAAGTTTCAACCTTATCAAGAAAATCAGTCGCTGAAGTTTACAAAGGAGAATTGAAAATGAAAAATCAAAATGTAGCTACAACTAATTAA
- a CDS encoding AraC family transcriptional regulator → MKKMSPTLEIITPSFGSSFTFSRYVENANCKSDLWHYHPEIELVFVNGGSGKRQIGSHISYYSDGDLVLIGSNLPHCGFTNEQTGNKNETVIQMRPDFLGNDFLEIPELKNIQHLLHKAKGGIAFGPETKKLIAGLMEDMEKQSGFDRLLRIIRVLNTLETNNEYTILNADGFTMEMQVQDNDRINVVFNHVKDHFQEPIQLDTVSNMVSMTTPSFCRYFKKITNKTFTTFVNDYRLVHASKLLSENTKSITEICYESGFNNFSHFNKSFKAFTGKSASQYRHELKSYME, encoded by the coding sequence ATGAAAAAAATGAGTCCAACACTTGAAATTATCACTCCTTCTTTTGGGAGTTCTTTTACTTTTTCCAGATATGTTGAGAACGCCAATTGCAAATCGGATCTCTGGCATTACCATCCCGAAATTGAATTGGTTTTTGTCAATGGAGGTTCCGGGAAAAGGCAAATAGGAAGTCATATATCCTATTATTCAGATGGTGATCTAGTTCTTATCGGAAGCAATTTGCCTCATTGTGGATTTACAAACGAGCAAACTGGTAATAAGAATGAAACGGTAATCCAGATGCGTCCAGATTTTTTGGGAAATGATTTTCTGGAAATTCCGGAATTAAAAAATATTCAGCATCTTTTGCATAAAGCAAAAGGAGGTATTGCTTTTGGCCCCGAAACCAAGAAGTTAATTGCGGGCTTGATGGAAGATATGGAAAAGCAATCGGGTTTTGATCGGTTGTTAAGGATAATCCGTGTTTTGAATACTTTGGAAACCAATAATGAATATACTATTTTGAATGCTGATGGTTTTACCATGGAAATGCAGGTTCAGGACAATGATAGAATTAATGTAGTTTTTAATCATGTTAAAGACCATTTTCAGGAGCCTATTCAGCTTGATACTGTTTCAAATATGGTGAGCATGACGACTCCTTCATTTTGCAGGTATTTCAAAAAAATCACCAATAAAACATTTACCACTTTTGTAAATGATTATCGTTTGGTTCACGCTTCAAAACTCTTGTCTGAGAATACGAAAAGTATTACTGAAATTTGCTATGAAAGTGGGTTTAATAATTTTAGTCATTTTAATAAGTCATTTAAAGCATTTACGGGCAAAAGTGCTTCCCAATACAGACATGAATTGAAGTCTTATATGGAGTGA
- a CDS encoding alpha/beta hydrolase family protein, whose amino-acid sequence MKNLRILFIAFLFGNTILSFASTVDTLQIPSAAMSKTYKAAVVLPNSYAKGKAVYPVLYLLHGAYGHFSDWLSSTPNKNTVKNLADQYNIIIVMPEGETFSFYLNSPVNKGSQFETYITEEVIQKIDKTYRTVNDKKGRVIAGLSMGGHGALSLSAKHPELFCAAGSMSGAVDMGTMLGREPNDQVIKLMQPVFGDQSNNPDLYAQNAVMGMVDKIKVNKLALIIDCGVDDFLIEPNRELHRRLVYAKVSHDYTERPGAHTWEYWENALPYQVLFFSKILKNNGVLIN is encoded by the coding sequence ATGAAAAATTTACGAATACTGTTTATTGCATTTTTATTTGGCAATACGATTTTGTCTTTTGCTTCTACAGTAGACACTTTGCAAATTCCAAGTGCTGCTATGAGTAAAACCTATAAAGCAGCTGTAGTCTTGCCTAATTCGTATGCAAAAGGGAAAGCTGTTTATCCAGTGCTTTATCTTTTACATGGTGCTTATGGGCATTTTTCGGATTGGTTATCAAGTACGCCCAATAAAAATACAGTTAAAAATTTAGCCGATCAATATAATATTATAATAGTGATGCCAGAAGGGGAGACATTCAGTTTCTATCTTAATAGTCCAGTAAATAAAGGCAGTCAGTTTGAAACTTATATAACTGAAGAAGTAATTCAAAAGATTGACAAAACGTATCGAACGGTAAATGATAAAAAGGGACGTGTCATTGCAGGGCTTTCTATGGGAGGACATGGTGCTTTGTCTCTTTCTGCCAAACATCCCGAATTGTTTTGTGCTGCAGGAAGTATGAGTGGAGCTGTAGATATGGGAACAATGTTAGGTCGGGAGCCAAATGATCAAGTTATAAAGTTAATGCAGCCTGTTTTTGGCGATCAAAGCAATAATCCTGATCTATATGCACAAAACGCAGTAATGGGAATGGTTGATAAAATTAAAGTCAATAAACTAGCGTTAATTATTGATTGTGGTGTAGATGATTTTCTTATTGAACCCAATAGAGAATTGCATAGAAGATTAGTGTATGCCAAGGTTTCTCATGACTATACTGAACGTCCAGGAGCACATACTTGGGAATATTGGGAAAATGCATTACCTTATCAAGTCTTGTTTTTTAGTAAAATATTAAAAAATAATGGAGTTCTAATTAATTAA